From Microbacterium croceum, a single genomic window includes:
- a CDS encoding HdeD family acid-resistance protein: MSQAVNEAKSLFTSIRITLAVSGVIALIAGIVLLVWPIKSAVIVTAIFASYLVVAGVVYIGLGIFSKAKGGWARVGHIVLGLLYIVAGVIAFANLGVAAATLALVVVIFIGISWIVDGVVALTLLGQDGSRVWTLLYAILSIIAGIIVLFSPLIAGLAFWLFLGISLIALGIVQIVRAITIGKETKGFVASVQDGAAS, translated from the coding sequence ATGTCCCAAGCAGTCAATGAAGCGAAGTCGCTGTTCACGTCCATCCGCATCACTCTCGCCGTCTCCGGTGTCATCGCACTGATCGCCGGAATCGTCCTCCTCGTGTGGCCGATCAAGTCCGCCGTGATCGTGACCGCGATCTTCGCGTCCTATCTCGTCGTCGCCGGTGTCGTGTACATCGGTCTCGGCATCTTCTCGAAGGCCAAGGGCGGGTGGGCGCGCGTCGGACACATCGTGCTGGGCCTGCTGTACATCGTCGCCGGTGTGATCGCCTTCGCGAACCTCGGTGTCGCTGCCGCCACGCTGGCGCTCGTCGTCGTGATCTTCATCGGCATCAGCTGGATCGTCGATGGTGTCGTCGCACTGACGCTCCTCGGCCAGGATGGGTCGCGTGTCTGGACGCTGCTGTACGCGATCCTGAGCATCATCGCTGGAATCATCGTGCTGTTCTCGCCGCTGATCGCAGGTCTGGCCTTCTGGCTGTTCCTGGGCATCTCGCTCATCGCGCTCGGCATCGTGCAGATCGTGCGTGCGATCACGATCGGCAAGGAGACGAAGGGCTTCGTCGCGTCCGTCCAGGACGGCGCCGCCAGCTGA
- a CDS encoding helix-turn-helix transcriptional regulator, with amino-acid sequence MERDAPSWQDHLVTPDDDAHLRELAVMRRVRDRIDREYAKPLDVQALATGVHMSAGHLSRRFRDTYGESPYSYLMTRRIERAMALLRRGDLSVTEVCFEVGCSSLGTFSTRFTELVGVPPSVYRERAANVEGIPVFQAKHVTRPIRKREAPRTDAHLT; translated from the coding sequence ATGGAGCGAGACGCGCCGTCATGGCAGGATCATCTCGTGACACCGGACGACGACGCTCATCTGCGCGAGCTCGCAGTGATGAGAAGAGTGCGGGACCGCATCGACAGGGAGTACGCGAAACCTCTCGATGTGCAGGCTCTCGCCACGGGCGTGCACATGTCAGCCGGGCATCTGAGCCGCAGGTTCCGCGATACGTACGGCGAGTCGCCTTACTCGTATCTGATGACCCGGCGCATCGAGCGGGCGATGGCTCTGCTGCGGCGCGGTGACCTCAGCGTCACGGAGGTGTGCTTCGAGGTGGGCTGCTCATCGCTCGGCACATTCAGCACGCGATTCACGGAACTCGTCGGTGTCCCACCCAGCGTGTACCGTGAACGAGCCGCGAACGTGGAGGGGATCCCCGTGTTCCAGGCGAAGCACGTCACCAGGCCGATCAGGAAACGAGAAGCGCCGCGCACCGACGCGCACCTAACGTGA
- a CDS encoding VOC family protein: MKITIHYAFLPHTDADAALAFYRDALGFEVRNDVGYDGLRWLTVGPAGQPETAIVLHPPATDPGISEEERRTILELIAKGSYGALTLASDDVDELFDHLVAHGADVVQEPMDQPYGVRDCAFRDPAGNLLRINQAG, encoded by the coding sequence ATGAAGATCACCATCCACTACGCCTTCCTCCCGCACACCGACGCGGATGCGGCTCTCGCCTTCTACAGGGACGCGCTCGGATTCGAGGTGCGCAACGACGTCGGCTACGACGGTCTCCGCTGGTTGACCGTAGGACCCGCCGGACAGCCGGAGACCGCGATCGTGCTGCATCCGCCGGCAACGGATCCGGGGATCAGCGAGGAGGAGCGACGCACGATCCTCGAGCTGATCGCCAAGGGCAGCTACGGCGCGCTCACCTTGGCGAGCGATGATGTCGACGAACTGTTCGATCATCTCGTCGCGCACGGTGCCGACGTCGTGCAGGAACCGATGGACCAGCCCTATGGTGTGCGGGACTGCGCATTCCGGGACCCCGCGGGCAACCTGCTCCGCATCAACCAGGCCGGCTGA
- a CDS encoding ATP-binding cassette domain-containing protein gives MSSSAHAADSHDLIRVQGARENNLKEVSVDIPKRRLTVFTGVSGSGKSSLVFDTIAAESRRMIDETYSAFVQGFMPSVPRPDVDVLEGLTTAIIVNQERLGANPRSTVGTVTDANAMLRILFSKLGTPYIGGPTAFSFNIPTQRASGVMTGPGGEKKIVKDAIYLGGMCPRCEGRGAVSDIDLTQVVDDSKSLDDGAIMVPGYTADGWMVKGFSQSGFYPSDKPISEFSEKQRHLFLYGEVTKVKISGINMTYEGLIPKITKSMLSKDFDALQPHIRAFVERVATFAVCPECDGTRLTEGARSSKIDGISIADACRMQVTDLAAWVRGLDLPGAGPLLEALSANLDAFVSLGLGYLSLERPSGTLSGGEAQRIKMLRHLGSSLTDITYVFDEPTIGLHPHDIQRMNGLLLKLRDKGNTVLVVEHKPETIVIADHIVDLGPGAGSAGGQICFEGSVEGLKTSGTLTGEHLEDRAVLKESVRRADGAIEIRGAAENNLQNVDVDIPVGVLTVITGVAGSGKSSLIHGSVTRREGVVAIDQGAIKGSRRSNPATYTGLLEPIRKAFAKANGVKPALFSANSEGACPTCKGAGVIITELGFMDTIETPCEDCGGKRFQASVLEYKLAGKDITEVLDLPVSEARVFFSEGEAKIPAAMAILGRLDDVGLGYLSLGQPLSTLSGGERQRVKLAIQMGEKGDVYVLDEPTTGLHLADVDKILGLLDRLVESGKTVIVIEHHQAVMAHADWIIDIGPGAGHDGGRVVFEGTPADLVAAKSTLTGEHLAAYVGA, from the coding sequence ATGTCCTCTTCCGCACATGCCGCCGACAGCCACGACCTGATCCGGGTTCAAGGCGCCCGCGAGAACAATCTCAAAGAGGTCAGTGTCGACATCCCCAAACGCCGCCTGACGGTGTTCACGGGCGTCTCCGGTTCGGGGAAGAGCTCACTCGTCTTCGATACGATCGCCGCCGAGTCGCGGCGCATGATCGATGAGACCTACAGCGCGTTCGTACAGGGATTCATGCCGTCCGTCCCTCGCCCTGACGTCGACGTTCTGGAAGGACTCACAACGGCGATCATCGTCAACCAGGAGCGCCTGGGCGCCAACCCGCGTTCCACCGTCGGCACGGTCACCGACGCAAACGCGATGCTGCGCATTCTGTTCAGCAAGCTCGGCACCCCCTATATCGGGGGGCCTACGGCATTCTCCTTCAACATTCCGACGCAGCGCGCGAGCGGTGTCATGACGGGGCCGGGCGGCGAGAAGAAGATCGTCAAGGACGCGATCTATCTCGGCGGCATGTGTCCGCGCTGCGAGGGGAGGGGAGCGGTCTCGGACATCGATCTCACGCAGGTCGTCGACGATTCCAAGTCGCTCGACGACGGGGCCATCATGGTGCCCGGCTACACCGCCGACGGATGGATGGTGAAGGGGTTCTCGCAGTCCGGTTTCTACCCGAGTGACAAGCCGATCTCGGAGTTCAGTGAGAAGCAGCGTCATCTCTTTCTCTATGGAGAGGTGACGAAGGTGAAGATCTCCGGGATCAACATGACCTACGAGGGTCTGATCCCGAAGATCACGAAGTCGATGCTCTCGAAAGACTTCGACGCGCTGCAGCCGCACATCCGTGCCTTCGTCGAGCGCGTCGCGACGTTCGCGGTGTGCCCGGAGTGCGACGGCACTCGCCTCACCGAGGGAGCGCGGTCATCGAAGATCGACGGCATCAGCATCGCCGATGCCTGCCGCATGCAGGTGACGGATCTTGCCGCGTGGGTTCGTGGGCTGGACCTGCCAGGCGCCGGACCTCTGCTGGAGGCGCTGAGCGCGAATCTCGACGCATTCGTGAGTCTCGGGCTCGGATATCTCAGTCTGGAACGTCCTTCGGGGACGTTGTCCGGGGGAGAGGCACAGCGGATCAAGATGCTGCGACACCTCGGTTCCTCTCTCACCGACATCACCTACGTGTTCGATGAGCCCACGATCGGCCTGCACCCGCACGACATTCAACGCATGAACGGGTTGCTGTTGAAGCTGCGCGACAAAGGCAATACGGTGCTCGTCGTCGAGCACAAGCCCGAGACGATCGTGATCGCCGATCACATCGTCGATCTCGGCCCGGGTGCCGGAAGCGCGGGTGGCCAGATCTGCTTCGAAGGATCGGTCGAGGGACTCAAGACCAGCGGTACGCTCACGGGCGAGCACCTGGAGGATCGTGCCGTCCTGAAGGAGTCCGTGCGCAGGGCCGATGGAGCGATCGAAATCCGCGGCGCGGCCGAGAACAACCTCCAGAACGTCGACGTCGACATCCCCGTGGGCGTTCTCACCGTGATCACGGGCGTCGCCGGATCGGGGAAGAGCTCATTGATCCACGGCTCTGTGACACGCCGCGAGGGCGTCGTCGCCATCGACCAGGGCGCCATCAAGGGTTCGCGTCGTAGCAACCCCGCGACCTACACCGGGCTCCTGGAGCCGATCCGAAAGGCATTCGCGAAAGCGAATGGCGTGAAGCCGGCGCTCTTCAGCGCGAATTCCGAAGGAGCGTGCCCCACGTGCAAGGGGGCGGGCGTGATCATCACCGAACTCGGCTTCATGGATACGATCGAGACCCCGTGCGAGGACTGCGGTGGCAAGCGCTTCCAGGCCAGCGTGTTGGAGTACAAGCTGGCGGGCAAGGACATCACCGAAGTCCTCGACCTTCCGGTATCCGAAGCGCGCGTCTTCTTCTCGGAGGGCGAGGCCAAGATCCCGGCCGCGATGGCGATCCTCGGGCGGCTGGATGACGTCGGCCTGGGATATCTGTCACTCGGGCAACCGTTGTCGACTTTGTCCGGCGGTGAGCGACAGCGCGTCAAGCTGGCGATCCAGATGGGTGAGAAGGGCGATGTCTACGTGCTGGATGAGCCGACCACCGGCCTGCATCTGGCGGATGTCGACAAGATCCTCGGCCTGCTCGATCGTCTCGTCGAGTCCGGGAAGACCGTCATCGTCATCGAGCACCACCAGGCGGTGATGGCGCACGCGGACTGGATCATCGACATCGGGCCAGGTGCAGGACACGATGGTGGACGAGTCGTCTTCGAGGGAACGCCCGCGGATCTGGTCGCCGCAAAGTCCACGCTGACAGGTGAGCATCTTGCTGCGTACGTCGGTGCGTGA
- a CDS encoding GNAT family N-acetyltransferase, whose translation MTVEVETRRADLNGPDAAVVAALVRDYLLQTEQEKSAHGVAAGPRSAFPENYRGEVDDPASAYTGQRVFLADVDGQPVGVVIVGAAAGGSEVKRLWAEPRARGRGVGRALLAAAIDSSDGPLRLTVWHWRESVIRLYESLGFVRADSWDARRGLVCMVRSPEASA comes from the coding sequence ATGACTGTGGAGGTCGAAACCCGCCGCGCCGATCTGAATGGCCCCGACGCCGCTGTCGTGGCGGCGCTCGTGCGCGACTACCTCCTGCAGACCGAGCAGGAGAAGAGTGCTCATGGGGTCGCTGCAGGCCCCCGGAGCGCGTTTCCCGAGAACTATCGGGGCGAGGTCGACGATCCGGCGTCCGCCTACACCGGACAACGCGTCTTCCTCGCTGATGTCGACGGCCAGCCTGTGGGCGTCGTCATCGTCGGCGCCGCCGCGGGCGGCTCTGAGGTCAAACGGCTATGGGCAGAGCCGCGGGCCCGAGGCCGTGGGGTCGGGCGTGCGTTGCTGGCGGCGGCGATCGACTCGTCCGACGGGCCGCTCAGGCTCACCGTGTGGCACTGGCGCGAGTCGGTGATCAGGCTCTACGAATCGCTCGGGTTCGTGCGCGCCGATTCGTGGGATGCGCGTCGCGGTCTGGTGTGCATGGTGAGGAGCCCCGAAGCGTCCGCCTGA
- a CDS encoding MFS transporter, producing MQRVPLSPVSTPGWRAWVIWSVGVAAYVLAITNRTSLGAVGVEAADRFQADASTLALFAVVQLAVYGGMQIPIGVLLDRFGSRPIMTVGMLLMAAGQLTMALSPSIGIAVSARVLLGAGDAAIFPAVLRLVATWFPAQRGPLMVQFTGILGQTGQLIALVPVAALLHATSWSITFGSIAGLGVLFTILVFLVIRNHPAERGADVTVNTDTGVIRVVTSAIDTGVGIRAAWAHPGTRLAFWSHFTTPFAGTAFVLLWGMPFLTAAQGLDTAHAAGIISVYVVAGMALGPIIGDLSRRLPNQRSLALVLPAVGVQMVAWLLVIALPGPAPQWLLYVLAVALATGGPASMIAFDHARTHNPSHRLSTATGVTNAGGFIAALIAIFLIGLALDLQGAGTPETYSLDAFRLAFLMPVPLWIIGVLFILIERKRTRIRIGLDPERRR from the coding sequence GTGCAGCGTGTCCCCCTCTCCCCCGTGTCGACTCCGGGGTGGCGGGCATGGGTGATCTGGTCGGTCGGGGTCGCCGCGTACGTCCTCGCAATCACCAATCGCACCTCGCTCGGAGCCGTCGGGGTCGAGGCTGCTGACCGATTCCAAGCGGATGCGTCCACGCTCGCGCTGTTCGCGGTCGTGCAATTGGCCGTGTATGGAGGGATGCAGATCCCGATCGGTGTGCTCCTGGATCGCTTCGGCTCTCGTCCTATCATGACCGTCGGCATGCTGCTGATGGCGGCAGGACAGCTGACCATGGCCCTCTCTCCGAGCATCGGCATCGCGGTGTCCGCTCGCGTGCTGCTCGGCGCCGGGGACGCGGCGATCTTCCCCGCCGTGCTGCGACTGGTGGCGACCTGGTTCCCCGCGCAGCGCGGGCCACTCATGGTGCAGTTCACCGGAATCCTCGGCCAGACCGGTCAGCTGATCGCTCTGGTGCCGGTGGCCGCTCTGCTGCACGCGACCAGCTGGAGCATCACCTTCGGCAGCATCGCCGGACTCGGCGTGCTCTTCACGATCCTCGTCTTCCTGGTCATCCGCAATCACCCCGCCGAACGCGGCGCGGATGTCACGGTGAACACCGACACGGGCGTCATTCGCGTCGTGACCTCGGCGATCGACACGGGCGTCGGTATCAGGGCGGCGTGGGCGCATCCGGGCACCCGCCTCGCCTTCTGGTCGCACTTCACGACCCCGTTCGCCGGCACCGCGTTCGTACTGCTGTGGGGAATGCCGTTCCTCACAGCAGCCCAGGGTCTCGATACCGCACACGCGGCCGGGATCATCTCGGTCTACGTCGTCGCCGGTATGGCGCTCGGCCCGATCATCGGCGATCTCTCGCGGCGGTTGCCGAACCAGCGCTCCCTCGCGCTCGTGCTCCCCGCGGTCGGTGTGCAGATGGTGGCGTGGCTCCTGGTGATCGCGCTCCCTGGGCCGGCGCCGCAGTGGCTGCTCTACGTGCTCGCGGTGGCGCTCGCGACCGGTGGACCGGCGTCGATGATCGCCTTCGACCACGCCCGCACGCACAACCCCTCGCACCGGCTCAGCACCGCGACCGGAGTGACGAACGCCGGCGGCTTCATCGCCGCTCTGATCGCGATCTTCCTGATCGGCCTGGCACTCGACCTGCAGGGAGCCGGCACGCCCGAGACGTATTCACTCGACGCCTTCCGACTGGCGTTCCTGATGCCCGTACCGCTCTGGATCATCGGCGTGCTCTTCATCTTGATCGAGCGGAAACGCACCCGCATCCGCATCGGACTCGATCCCGAGCGACGCCGCTGA
- a CDS encoding arginase family protein, with translation MTSPFSLIVSQGRVADRTEGALVGARRTAEALSTLLNLTPSVVGTPSAAATDDWSVALPAAEATLTGLRDAVRGAIDAGDIPLLATNTCAASLGTLPTVAERHPDAVVLWIDAHGDFNTPESTESGYLGGMVLAAACGLWDSGHGAGLNPHQVIVVGGRDIDPVEGELLSSAGVTVVPPAESTPARITELVAGRPVWIHADWDVLEPGYIPAAYRVGAGLLPHQIAAIFAAIPADAVRGVELAEFEAGDDEVPERVSVELILETFQHLLR, from the coding sequence ATGACCTCTCCGTTCTCGCTCATCGTCTCTCAGGGCCGCGTGGCCGATCGCACCGAGGGAGCACTCGTCGGAGCTCGACGCACGGCAGAGGCCCTCTCGACGCTCCTGAACCTCACTCCGAGCGTCGTCGGGACGCCGTCCGCGGCGGCCACGGATGACTGGTCGGTCGCGCTGCCGGCGGCCGAGGCGACCTTGACGGGGCTGCGCGATGCGGTGCGCGGCGCGATCGACGCCGGAGACATCCCACTCCTGGCGACCAACACCTGCGCGGCGAGCCTGGGAACGCTGCCGACCGTGGCGGAGAGGCATCCGGACGCCGTCGTGCTCTGGATCGACGCGCATGGCGACTTCAACACCCCGGAATCCACGGAATCCGGTTATCTCGGCGGCATGGTGCTCGCCGCCGCCTGTGGGCTCTGGGACAGCGGGCACGGAGCCGGTCTGAACCCGCACCAGGTCATCGTGGTGGGCGGACGCGACATCGATCCGGTCGAGGGCGAACTGCTGTCGAGCGCGGGAGTCACGGTGGTGCCGCCCGCCGAGAGCACCCCTGCGCGCATCACCGAGCTCGTCGCCGGCCGCCCCGTCTGGATCCACGCGGACTGGGATGTGCTCGAGCCCGGTTACATCCCCGCGGCCTACCGCGTGGGGGCTGGGCTGCTGCCCCACCAGATCGCGGCGATCTTCGCGGCGATTCCCGCAGATGCGGTGCGGGGTGTCGAGCTCGCCGAATTCGAAGCCGGTGATGACGAGGTACCGGAGCGCGTCAGCGTCGAGCTCATCCTCGAGACCTTCCAGCACCTGCTGCGCTGA